From the Lathyrus oleraceus cultivar Zhongwan6 chromosome 4, CAAS_Psat_ZW6_1.0, whole genome shotgun sequence genome, one window contains:
- the LOC127136957 gene encoding uncharacterized protein LOC127136957, translating into MVDGVLATLVQFYDPFYRCFTFPDYQLVSTLEEFSHMIGLPIPDQVPFYGLEKIPKHQDIAEAIHLRMSEIKASLTTKGGILGLPAKFLIDKARYFASMKSMDAFEAILAFLVYGLFLFPNVDDLVDINAIKIFLIGNPVHTFLVDVYHSVHLRNYHKGGMIICCTTLLYKWFISHLPRSTTFRDLKDGFLWSQKIMSLTHSNIDWFDCAYEGVKIIDSCAEFPNVPLFGTKGRH; encoded by the coding sequence ATGGTGGATGGGGTTCTTGCTACattggttcagttctatgatccatTCTACCGGTGCTTTACCTTTCCAGATTATCAACTTGTGTCTACCTTAGAGGAGTTTTCTCACATGATTGGCCTACCCATTCCTGATCAAGTCCCCTTTTATGGTTTAGAAAAAATTCCAAAGCATCAAGACATTGCAGAAGCTATTCATTTAAGGATGTCTGAGATCAAAGCTAGTCTGACTACAAAAGGAGGAATTCTTGGTTTGCCTGCTAAATTCTTGATAGATAAGGCTCGTTATTTTGCTAGCATGAAGAGTATGGACGCTTTTGAGGCTATTCTTGCCTTTCTCGTCTATGGATTGTTCCTCTTCCCCAATGTTGACGACTTAGTTGACATTAATGCTATCAAAATATTCCTAATTGGAAATCCAGTTCATACATTTCTTGTAGATGTTTACCATTCAGTCCATCTTAGGAATTATCATAAGGGAGGAATGATTATATGTTGTACAACTCTTCtctacaagtggtttatttcacacttgcctcgGTCTACTACCTTTCGGGACCTCAAGGATGGTTTTCTATGGTCACAAAAGATTATGTCTCTCACTCATTCTAACATTGATTGGTTTGACTGTGCTTATGAGGGGGTGAAAATTATTGATAGTTGTGCTGAGTTTCCTAATGTACCTCTATTTGGTACAAAAGGGAGGCATTAA
- the LOC127074954 gene encoding ATP-dependent 6-phosphofructokinase 5, chloroplastic: MASISHAITATTNPYLNLPHPAQTRSSILRLSHSNSRRVIKNVGVFAEHSNSTSTSAIDFNDPDWKIKFQQDFESRFRLPHITDIFPDSPPIPSTFCLKMRTPIGKNIPGHYSLDEEWHGYINNNDRVLLKTINYSSPKSAGAECIDPNCTWVEQWVHRAGPREKIYYKPEEVKAAIVTCGGLCPGLNDVIRQIVITLEIYGVKKIVGIPFGYRGFSDKELTEVPLSRKVVQNIHLSGGSLLGVSRGGPGVNDIVDTLEERGINMLFVLGGNGTHAGANAIHSECCKRLLKVSVIGVPKTIDNDILLMDKTFGFDTAVEEAQRAINSAYIEAHSAYHGIGVVKLMGRSSGFIAMQASLSSGQVDVCLIPEVPFNLHGPHGVLRHLQYLLEMKGSAVVCVAEGAGQNLLQNTNAKDASGNIVFGDIGVYIQQETKKYFKEIGVHADVKYIDPTYMIRACRANASDGILCTVLGQNAVHGAFAGYSGISVGLCNTHYAYFPIPEVISHPRLVDPNSRMWHRCLTSTGQPDFI, encoded by the exons ATGGCTTCAATTTCGCATGCGATCACTGCCACCACCAACCCCTACCTAAACCTTCCTCACCCAGCTCAAACCCGCTCCTCTATACTCCGTCTCTCTCACTCCAACTCCCGTAGAGTCATCAAGAATGTTGGTGTCTTTGCAGAACATAGCAATTCCACTTCAACCTCAGCTATTGATTTCAATGATCCTGATTGGAAAATCAAGTTTCAGCAGGACTTTGAGTCCCGTTTTCGACTTCCTCATATTACTGATATTTTTCCTGATTCTCCTCCTATTCCTTCTACCTTTTGTCTCAAAATGAG AACTCCGATAGGTAAAAATATTCCAGGTCATTACTCATTGGATGAAGAGTGGCATGGTTACATTAATAACAATGATAGAGTGCTTCTCAAG ACAATTAACTATTCGTCGCCTAAATCTGCTGGTGCTGAGTGCATTGATCCCAATTGTACTTGGGTAGAACAATG GGTTCATCGAGCGGGGCCTCGGGAAAAAATATACTATAAACCAGAAGAAGTTAAGGCAGCAATTGTCACCTGTGGAGGGCTCTGCCCTGGTCTTAATGATGTCATCAGACAG ATTGTAATCACACTTGAAATATATGGAGTAAAAAAGATAGTGGGGATTCCTTTTGGTTATCGAGGATTTTCTGATAAAGAATTGACAGAAGTACCG CTGTCAAGGAAAGTAGTTCAGAATATTCATCTATCTGGTGGAAGCTTGTTGGGAGTTTCGCGAGGAGGACCTGGAGTCAATGATATCGTGGATACTTTGGAG GAGAGAGGGATCAACATGCTTTTTGTACTAGGTGGAAATGGAACACATGCTGGTGCAAATGCAATTCACAGTGAG TGCTGCAAAAGACTACTCAAAGTGTCTGTCATTGGAGTGCCTAAAACTATTGATAATGATATTCTATTGATGGATAAAACTTTCGGATTCGATACTGCTGTAGAAGAAGCACAAAGAGCAATTAATTCTGCATACATTGAG GCACATAGTGCATATCACGGAATTGGGGTTGTGAAATTAATGGGCCGTAGTAGTGGGTTCATAGCAATGCAGGCTTCCCTATCTAGTGGACAGGTCGACGTATGTTTGATACCTGAG GTGCCGTTTAACTTACATGGCCCTCATGGTGTATTGAGGCATCTGCAGTACCTTCTAGAAATGAAGGGATCGGCTGTAGTCTGCGTGGCAGAGGGAGCTGGACAG AATTTACTTCAAAACACTAATGCAAAAGATGCATCGGGAAATATTGTATTTGGAGATATTGGTGTATATATACAGCAAGAG ACAAAAAAATATTTCAAGGAGATTGGTGTTCATGCTGATGTAAAATATATTGATCCAACATACATGATCCGTGCGTGTCGAGCAAATGCATCAGATGGGATTTTATGCACTGTACTTGGACAAAATGCT GTTCATGGTGCATTTGCAGGATATAGCGGCATATCAGTAGGTTTATGTAACACCCACTATGCTTACTTCCCCATCCCGGAAGTAATATCGCATCCCCGACTGGTGGACCCTAACAGTCGAATGTGGCATCGTTGCTTAACTTCAACTGGCCAACCTGACTTCATCTGA